The following coding sequences are from one Eucalyptus grandis isolate ANBG69807.140 chromosome 11, ASM1654582v1, whole genome shotgun sequence window:
- the LOC104425913 gene encoding rhodanese-like domain-containing protein 4A, chloroplastic — MSPHLSQSSMESLSIILSSSSSLPFLNHPKALKPTSSSRPISLPMPSISTPENPHFLLLKGRSFPLHFTRAPLCFPLFHLFNSLPCLASEGAVSPAAGQVSDRINLESVLVSIDDFFNRNPFFVAGCTFVWLVVVPVAEYYLRKYKYVSAIDAFRKLRDDPSAQLLDIRDRKSVAAMASPDLMYVSKAAVHVPFDEGREDEFAKAVLASFEDPADTVLCILDNFDGNSMKVAELLFKNGFKEAYAIKGGVRGEKGWLAIQESLLPPSVHMSPKKKAKREFGMNGAVSQKNGNKAEGSSSPSVAEGENQVLDHGNQDAMAVPTPSERTVSRSSSPYPNYPDMKPPASPTPSKPRS; from the exons ATGTCACCTCACCTTTCACAGTCATCAATGGAGTCTCTCTCCATCATCCTCTCCTCATCTTCCTCCCTTCCCTTCCTAAACCACCCCAAAGCCCTCAAACCCACCTCCTCTTCCAGACCCATTTCTCTCCCTATGCCCTCCATTTCGACCCCGGAGAATccccacttcctcctcctcaaagGCCGTTCCTTTCCTCTGCACTTCACCAGAGCCCCTCTCTGCTTTCCACTATTTCACCTCTTCAATTCGCTCCCTTGCCTCGCCTCCGAGGGTGCTGTCTCCCCTGCCGCTGGCCAGGTCTCGGACAGGATCAACCTGGAGTCGGTTCTCGTCTCCATCGATGACTTCTTCAACCGGAACCCATTCTTCGTCGCCGGGTGCACCTTCGTTTGGCTTGTGGTCGTTCCCGTGGCGGAGTACTACTTGAGGAAGTACAAGTACGTGTCCGCGATCGATGCGTTCAGGAAGCTGAGGGACGACCCGAGCGCGCAGCTCCTGGATATCAGGGACCGGAAGAGCGTGGCGGCCATGGCGTCTCCTGATCTGATGTACGTGAGCAAGGCGGCGGTTCACGTTCCGTTCGACGAGGGGCGTGAGGATGAGTTCGCGAAGGCTGTTCTGGCGAGCTTCGAGGACCCTGCAGATACTGTCCTCTGTATTCTGGACAA TTTCGATGGCAATTCGATGAAAGTTGCGGAACTACTGTTCAAGAATGGCTTCAAGGAGGCGTATGCAATCAAAGGAGGGGTTCGAGGCGAGAAAGGGTGGTTG GCCATACAAGAATCCCTTTTGCCACCTTCTGTGCATATGTCTCCCAAGAAGAAGGCCAAACGAGAGTTTGGTATGAATGGCGCGGTTAGCCAGAAAAATGGCAATAAAGCTGAaggttcatcttctccaagtgTTGCTGAGGGAGAGAACCAAGTTCTGGACCATGGAAATCAGGATGCAATGGCAGTGCCTACACCATCAGAGAGAACTGTTTCTAGATCATCCTCACCATATCCAAAT TACCCAGATATGAAACCGCCAGCCTCCCCTACTCCTTCGAAGCCACGGAGTTGA
- the LOC104425912 gene encoding ubiquitin-like-conjugating enzyme ATG10, whose translation MSGVAGDGTLAPSDFRVAAVAFAERWKSAVSALPPWSWIPRPKHPWLSNEVDGYLALENACLLGSSEENRVGCCGGSEEPNCSGDDEPVDDATLVQSSRDDVHYYDFHIIYDSSYRVPVLYFRAYCGDGRTLLLNEFEGDLPADSSEALVKSKWTFITQEEHPYLNRPWYKLHPCGTSECIKLLFQSDASIRTTSGAAELYLLSWFSVVGRMVGLGIPYEMMKYENNT comes from the exons ATGAGCGGCGTCGCCGGCGACGGAACCCTAGCGCCGAGCGATTTCCGGGTCGCCGCTGTCGCTTTCGCGGAGCGATGGAAGAGCGCGGTGTCCGCTCTCCCGCCGTGGTCGTGGATTCCTCGTCCGAAGCATCCTTGGCTCTCGAACGAG GTTGATGGATACTTGGCGCTCGAAAACGCGTGTCTTCTCGGCTCTAGTGAG GAAAATCGTGTCGGATGTTGCGGTGGTTCGGAAGAGCCGAATTGTTCCGGCGATGACGAGCCCGTCGACGATGCCACGTTG GTTCAGAGCAGTAGAGATGATGTTCATTACTATGACTTCCACATCATTTACGACTCTTCGTATAGGGTTCCGGTGCTATATTTCCGTGCATATTGTGGAG ATGGACGGACTTTACTTTTAAATGAATTTGAAGGAGACCTTCCAGCCGACTCTTCAGAGGCACTAGTGAAATCAAAGTGGACATTTATAACTCAGGAG GAGCATCCATACTTGAACCGGCCATGGTACAAATTACATCCATGTGGTACCAGTGAATGTATAAAATTGCTCTTCCAGAGTGACGCCTCGATCAGAACAACATCGGGCGCAGCTGAGCTATATTTGCTATCTTGGTTCTCCGTTGTTGGACGGATGGTGGGTCTTGGCATCCCTTACGAAATGATGAAATATGAGAACAATACGTAG
- the LOC104425914 gene encoding hemolysin A, whose amino-acid sequence MALRCLHLPLLLSRGSASSLPCASHVKWIRSHLFCPLRSFAAVKSQKLQPQKKKKRLDEVCLERYQQYSRNIIQSWILQGKVFVNGKVVNKAGAPVSDQANVEIIAEIPKYVCRAGYKLEAAIEQLGVDVEGKVALDSGLSTGGFTDCLLQYGASFVYGVDVGYGQVADKIRRDESVSIIERTNLRYLPGLPQKVDLVTLDLSFISILLVMPAVVNVMKEEAMLVTLVKPQFEARRSQVGGGGIVRDPLVHQEVLEKIINGVENFGFQKKDWIESPLKGAEGNKEFLVCFNRTAEKKETDST is encoded by the exons ATGGCACTTCGCTGTCTCCATCTCCCGCTTCTCCTCTCGCGCGGTTCTGCGTCGAGCTTGCCTTGCGCTTCTCATG TCAAATGGATCAGAAGCCATTTATTTTGTCCGCTGAGAAGTTTCGCTGCTGTCAAGTCGCAAAAGCTTCAGCCACAGAAGAA gaaaaagagaCTTGATGAAGTGTGTCTTGAAAGGTATCAGCAATACAGTCGAAACATTATACAGTCATGGATTCTCCAAG GAAAAGTTTTTGTGAATGGGAAAGTAGTCAATAAAGCAGGAGCACCTGTGTCGGATCAAGCAAATGTAGAGATAATAGCTGAAATTCCAAAATATGTATGTAG AGCAGGATACAAGTTGGAAGCAGCCATTGAACAATTGGGTGTTGATGTGGAAGGAAAAGTAGCTCTCGATTCAGGACTGTCCACAGGAGGATTTACAGATTGCTTACTCCAGTATGGTGCATCATTTGTTTACGGAGTTGATGTTGGTTATGGACAG GTAGCAGACAAGATTCGTCGAGATGAAAGTGTCTCCATAATAGAACGGACGAATTTGAGATACCTTCCCGGGCTCCCCCAAAAGGTTGATTTGGTGACTCTAGACCTATCATTCATCTCAATTCTATTG GTCATGCCAGCTGTTGTAAATGTGATGAAGGAAGAGGCCATGTTGGTCACCCTGGTCAAGCCTCAATTTGAGGCCCGCAGATCACAA GTCGGAGGTGGCGGTATCGTAAGAGATCCCCTTGTTCATCAAGAG GTtcttgaaaaaattatcaatggtGTGGAAAATTTCGGGTTCCAGAAGAAAGATTGGATCGAATCTCCTTTAAAGGGTGCTGAGGGCAATAAGGAGTTCTTAGTCTGCTTTAACCGAACAgccgagaaaaaagaaactgaCTCCACTTAG
- the LOC104425915 gene encoding photosystem I reaction center subunit XI, chloroplastic → MAAATASPMASQLKSSFASSSSRSLIAPKGLSGSSFRASPTRRTRSFTVKAIQSEKPTFQVVQPLNGDPFIGSLETPVTSSPLIAWYLSNLPAYRTAVNPLLRGVEVGLAHGFLLVGPFVKAGPLRNTEYAGAAGSLAAGGLVVILSICLTMYGIASFNEGEPSTAPSLTLTGRKKEPDQLQTANGWAKFTGGFFFGGISGVTWAYFLLYVLNLPYFVK, encoded by the exons ATGGCTGCCGCGACCGCATCTCCCATGGCCAGTCAGCTCAAGAGCAGCtttgcatcatcatcatccaggAGCCTGATTGCTCCCAAGGGCCTCTCTGGTTCCTCCTTCAGAGCCTCGCCCACCAGGAGGACTCGCTCCTTCACTGTCAAGGCTATCCAATCCGAGAAG CCAACCTTCCAAGTGGTTCAACCCCTCAATGGTGACCCTTTCATTGGAAGCCTCGAGACTCCGGTCACATCCAGCCCGCTCATTGCATGGTACCTCTCCAACCTCCCCGCCTACAGGACTGCCGTGAACCCGCTCCTCCGAGGCGTCGAGGTGGGCCTCGCCCACGGATTCCTCTTGGTGGGCCCCTTCGTCAAGGCCGGCCCTTTGAGGAACACGGAGTATGCAGGAGCAGCAGGATCATTGGCCGCCGGAGGCCTGGTTGTGATCCTGAGCATCTGCTTGACAATGTATGGGATCGCCTCATTCAATGAAGGAGAGCCCTCGACAGCACCGTCGCTAACCTTGAccgggaggaagaaggagcctGATCAGTTGCAGACTGCAAATGGATGGGCCAAGTTCACCGGCGGGTTCTTCTTCGGCGGGATCTCCGGGGTCACATGGGCCTACTTTCTCCTCTATGTGCTCAACCTTCCTTACTTTGTGAAGTAA
- the LOC104425910 gene encoding FRIGIDA-like protein 3 — protein sequence MEDTNSVAKLIDSTNCKIQQLQKAFAELESHRAVTLNLKWKELEEHFHGLERSLKRRFHELEGQEKELETKASKARELLEKREADVLAKEQASLEKLQVNRDAAAIAISNALKKHRRASSVELAVGTGEDDAGGAISEENSSSVVTTESYSEDTEDNSEVCSAEVTSYPLLDRLCKDMDSEGLHRFISDNRKNLAMIREEIPFALKAAPSPAGLVLRSLEDFYSMDLPNVDGKKDSNLLGLRRTCIMLMECLMVMLGNDGISASDIIPEDVKQQAKVIAEEWKPKLDALDMNASNGNSLEAHAFLQLLATFGIASDFEGEYLSRLIPMVSRRRQTAELCRSLGLTSKMPGVIELLANSGRQIDAVNLAFAFELTNQFSPVPLLKSYLKDVKKFSSPVKPGNSSPSGQIEVNEKELSALKAVIKCIEEHKLEEQFPVDPLQKLVLQMEKAKADKKSAAEVAKPQPKRPRAGGVANGHHVVTFAAANKTFYPNVADGYPQYVYDRPYVYPAPTDNRGQPILAAAAYNLPPSHGNFYGNAYHYHAPFLH from the exons ATGGAGGATACCAACTCAGTTGCCAAACTGATCGATTCTACCAATTGTAAGATCCAGCAGCTTCAGAAGGCTTTTGCTGAACTTGAAAGTCACCGGGCAGTAACTCTTAACTTGAAATGGAAAGAACTGGAAGAGCATTTTCATGGACTTGAAAGATCATTGAAGAGGCGGTTTCATGAACTTGAAGGTCAAGAAAAGGAACTTGAAACAAAAGCTTCAAAGGCCAGAGAGTTGCTGGAGAAACGTGAAGCTGATGTCTTGGCCAAGGAACAAGCTTCGTTGGAGAAGCTCCAGGTGAACAGAGATGCAGCTGCCATAGCAATTTCCAATGCTCTGAAGAAGCACCGTAGGGCGTCATCTGTGGAGCTTGCTGTTGGTACTGGAGAGGATGATGCTGGAGGGGCTATCTCAGAAGAGAATTCTTCCAGTGTTGTGACTACTGAGAGTTACTCGGAAGACACAGAAGATAATTCTGAGGTCTGCTCTGCAGAGGTGACATCCTATCCTCTCTTGGATAGATTGTGTAAAGACATGGATTCTGAAGGGCTCCACAGATTCATCTCGGACAACCGTAAGAACCTTGCTATGATCAGAGAGGAAATTCCTTTTGCTCTGAAAGCTGCCCCAAGCCCTGCTGGTTTGGTCTTGAGATCTCTTGAAGATTTTTACAGCATGGATCTGCCAAATGTAGATGGGAAGAAAGACTCAAACCTGCTGGGTCTCCGGCGGACCTGCATCATGCTTATGGAATGCCTTATGGTTATGCTTGGAAATGATGGTATCTCTGCTTCTGATATCATCCCAGAAGATGTTAAGCAGCAGGCCAAAGTGATTGCTGAAGAGTGGAAACCAAAACTTGATGCTCTTGACATGAATGCAAGCAATGGGAATTCCTTGGAGGCTCATGCATTTTTACAACTTCTGGCAACTTTTGGAATTGCTTCTGACTTTGAGGGGGAGTATTTATCAAGGTTAATACCAATGGTTTCACGTCGCCGCCAAACTGCTGAACTTTGTCGCTCCCTTGGTTTGACCTCAAAAATGCCAG GTGTAATCGAACTTTTGGCTAATAGTGGTAGGCAAATAGATGCTGTTAATTTGGCATTTGCATTTGAGCTAACAAACCAGTTCTCTCCTGTGCCTTTGCTGAAATCTTACCTGAAAGATGTCAAAAAATTCTCCTCGCCTGTCAAACCTGGAAACAGCTCTCCTTCAGGACAG ATTGAAGTGAATGAGAAGGAGCTCTCTGCTCTTAAGGCTGTGATAAAGTGCATTGAAGAACATAAGCTAGAGGAGCAGTTTCCTGTTGATCCGCTTCAGAAGCTGGTCCTCCAGATGGAGAAGGCTAAGGCCGACAAGAAAAGTGCAGCTGAAGTTGCGAAGCCTCAACCCAAGAGACCCCGTGCTGGTGGGGTTGCTAATGGCCATCATGTTGTTACCTTTGCTGCTGCCAACAAGACTTTCTACCCGAATGTAGCCGATGGGTACCCGCAGTACGTATATGACAGACCTTATGTTTACCCTGCACCCACTGACAATCGTGGTCAGCCAATCTTGGCTGCCGCAGCATACAACCTACCACCAAGTCATGGCAACTTCTATGGGAACGCCTACCACTACCACGCCCCCTTTCTTCATTAG